The Actinomyces viscosus genome segment AACCTGACACCGCAGTGCGACGACACCGACGCCCAGGCCGCCCAGAACCTGGCCGGCACGCACGCCTCGGTGTCACTTAACGACGACGCCGACGCCGTCGGCTGCTTCCCCGTGAGCGAGGACCGTTACGCCTACGCCACCGACACCCTGCCCAGCGGAGCCACGCTGCGCGTCCTGCCCGACCCCGGTCCGCTCACCAACGCGCACCTCGCCCAGGAGGGGAACGCGGCCCTGGGCGTGCGCGCACTGGGCCACCACAATCGCCTCCTGTGGCTGGACGGAAGCCGGCTCGAGACCCCCACCGTGTGGAACTCACCGTCCACACCCACCTGGCTGCCGGTCCTCATCCTCCAGCTCCTCGTCATGGCCGGGGTTCTGGCGATCGTCCAGGGGCGTCGCTTCGGCCGCATCATGAGCGAGGAGCTGCCCGTCGTCGTACGCTCCACCGAGACCACGCAGGCGCGCGGACGCCTCTACCGCCAGGGCTCGGACCGCCCTCGGGCGGCCGAGGCCCTGCGCTCGGGTACCGCGCTGCGTCTGGGCGCGGCCCTGGGACTGCCCCCCGGGACCTCGCGCCGCGACGTGATAGCCGCCGTTGCCCAGGCCTCCGGCACCGACCCCGCCACGGTGGACTCTCTTCTCTACGGCCCGTCACCGAGCAGTGACCGGGCCCTGGCCACCCTGGCAGTTCAGCTCGACCAACTCGAGAGCGAGGTTCACTCCGCATGAGCACGGACAGCACCGACCCCACCCGTGACCCGAGCGCCACAGGCGGCACAGGCACCGGTGACCCCCACCCGCCATCTCACCCGCAGGGTCCGGACGCCCCCGGCGCCTCGGGCGCCTCGGGCGCCCCAGGTGCCTCGGGCGCCTCCCAGGCCGCTCCCCGGCCCGCTGCCCAGGCGGACGCCGGCACCGACCCGCGCCGGCGGCTGGTGGCCGTGCGCAGCGAGGTGGGCAAGGCCGTCGTCGGCCAGGAGGCCGCGGTGACCGGGCTGGTCATCGCCCTGCTCGCCGGTGGGCACGTGCTGCTCGAGGGGGTTCCCGGCGTGGCCAAGACCCTCCTGGTGCGGTCGCTGGCCACCGCGCTGGACGTGGAGACCAAACGCATCCAGTTCACCCCCGACCTCATGCCCGGCGACGTCACCGGCTCCCTCATCTACGACTCGCGCAGCGCCCGGTTCTCCTTTAGAGCCGGACCGGTGTTCACCAACCTGCTCCTGGCCGACGAGATCAACCGCACCCCGCCCAAGACGCAGTCGGCGCTGCTGGAGGCCATGGAGGAGCGTCAGGTCTCTGTCGACGGCGAGCCCCGGGCCCTGCCGGACCCGTTCATGGTGATCGCCACCCAGAACCCGGTGGAGTATGAGGGGACCTACCCGCTGCCCGAGGCCCAGCTGGACCGGTTCCTGCTCAAGCTGGTGCTGCCCCTTCCCGAGCGGGCTCAGGAGATCGAGGTCCTGTCCCGTCACGCCTCGGGCTTCGATCCGCGCAACCTGCCGTCGGCCGGGCTGAGGGCGGTGGCCGGGCCCGAGGACCTGGCTCTGGCCCGTTCCCAGGTGAGCACCGTGGGGGTGACCCCCGAGGTACTGGCCTACGCGGTCGACCTCGTGCGCGCCACCCGCTCCATGCCCTCGGTGGCGCTGGGAGTCTCCCCCCGTGGCGCCACCGCGCTCCTGGCGGCGTCGCGGGCCTGGGCATGGCTCGCCGGTCGATCCTTCGTCACTCCCGATGACATCAAGGCCCTGGCCCTACCGACCCTGCGTCATCGCATCCAGCTGCGCGCCGAGGCCGAGATGGAGGGCATCACCCCTCAGTCCGTCATCGAGTCCGTGCTGAGAACCGTGCCGGTACCGCGCTGAGGCACCGGCCGGCGACGACCGAGACACCCGACCGATCACCTGACCGACTCACGACAGGAGTGGCATGTTCCTGACGATGCGCGCCGTGTGGGCGCTGCTTCCGGGGATCGCCCTGGTCCTCATCGCGCCTCGCCCGGCGACCGTGCTGGCCTGGGCCGGCGCCGTCCTGCTCCTCGTCGTGATCGACGTCGTCTACGCGCCCTCGTCCCGTCTGCTGCGGGCCTCACGGGCAGTGGGCCACGGGGTGCGGCTGGGCGAGTCGATCACCTCGACGCTGACGCTCACCAACACCGGACGGCGCACGGTCCGGCTCCTGCTGCGCGACGCCTGGCCCCCCAGCGCGGGAGCGACCAACGAGCGCGGGAGGATGACCATTCCACCGGCTCAGCGCCGTCGTCATTCCACGGTGCTCACGCCCCGACGCCGGGGGGATCGCCACGCCGGGCCGCTGACCGTCCGGGTCACCGGTCCTCTGGGCATCGCGGGCCGGCAGGCCTCCCTGGACGTCCCGGCCACCGTCCGGGTCCTGCCGGCCTTCCGCTCACGCCGGCACCTGCACTCGCGCCTGGCCCGTCTGCGGGAGATGGATGGACGCAGCGCGGTCATGGTGCGAGGCGAGGGGACCGAGTTCGACTCCCTGCGCGAGTACGTCGTCGGGGACGACGTGCGCTCCATCGACTGGCGCTCCACCGCCCGTCGCGGCGAGGTGCTGGTACGCACCTGGCGTCCGGAGCGGGACCGGCGCGTCCTCATCATCATCGACTCGGGCCGACTGTCGGCGGCCCGCCTGGAAGACGCCCCTCGGCTCGATGCCCAGATCGAGGCGACCCTGCTGCTGGCCGCACTGGCCTCACGCGCCGGCGACCGGGTCGACGTCCTGGCCATGGACGACGCCGTGCGCGCCCAGGTACGGGGCAGCACGGGACCGGTGCTCATGACGGCGCTGGCCGAGCACCTGACGGATGTGGAGCCGCGTCTGACCGAGCTCGACTGGACGCTCCTGGCCTCCCGGGTGCGCGCGGTGGTCTCGCAGCGGGCTCTGGTGGTGGTCATCTCCGCCCTGGACGGCAGCGGAGGGGACGCGGCGATGATCCGCACGCTGGCGGCACTGGCCCGCGATCACACGGTCGTCCTCGCCTCAGCGCTGGATCCCGAGCTGGAGGAGCTGCGGGCCCAGCGTGACGACGCCGACTCCGTGTACGTGGCCGCGTCGGCGGAGAAGGACCTGGTGGAGCTCGACGCCGTGCGCCGACGTCTGCGCCGCGGCGGGGTGGAGGTCGTCGAGGCTCCTGATCAGGGGCTCGCCCCGGCTCTGGCCGACTGCTACCTGGAGCTCAAGGCGGCGGGGCGGCTGTGATGCTGAGACACC includes the following:
- a CDS encoding DUF4350 domain-containing protein; the encoded protein is MSTPLQTSPPGPSQTGDLGDQVTNPRWSQRWRRWRPVLIALALMLVPTLITLWTRPITSTTPLAIDNPKDSGTMAIAELLRHEGISVSKTGSVSEAVKASGSGTTIAVVNADRLSQKNRQALAQAGGDVVIVGAKGGSDALKGLTDMASKGTAAPSSTNLTPQCDDTDAQAAQNLAGTHASVSLNDDADAVGCFPVSEDRYAYATDTLPSGATLRVLPDPGPLTNAHLAQEGNAALGVRALGHHNRLLWLDGSRLETPTVWNSPSTPTWLPVLILQLLVMAGVLAIVQGRRFGRIMSEELPVVVRSTETTQARGRLYRQGSDRPRAAEALRSGTALRLGAALGLPPGTSRRDVIAAVAQASGTDPATVDSLLYGPSPSSDRALATLAVQLDQLESEVHSA
- a CDS encoding AAA family ATPase, coding for MSTDSTDPTRDPSATGGTGTGDPHPPSHPQGPDAPGASGASGAPGASGASQAAPRPAAQADAGTDPRRRLVAVRSEVGKAVVGQEAAVTGLVIALLAGGHVLLEGVPGVAKTLLVRSLATALDVETKRIQFTPDLMPGDVTGSLIYDSRSARFSFRAGPVFTNLLLADEINRTPPKTQSALLEAMEERQVSVDGEPRALPDPFMVIATQNPVEYEGTYPLPEAQLDRFLLKLVLPLPERAQEIEVLSRHASGFDPRNLPSAGLRAVAGPEDLALARSQVSTVGVTPEVLAYAVDLVRATRSMPSVALGVSPRGATALLAASRAWAWLAGRSFVTPDDIKALALPTLRHRIQLRAEAEMEGITPQSVIESVLRTVPVPR
- a CDS encoding DUF58 domain-containing protein; this translates as MFLTMRAVWALLPGIALVLIAPRPATVLAWAGAVLLLVVIDVVYAPSSRLLRASRAVGHGVRLGESITSTLTLTNTGRRTVRLLLRDAWPPSAGATNERGRMTIPPAQRRRHSTVLTPRRRGDRHAGPLTVRVTGPLGIAGRQASLDVPATVRVLPAFRSRRHLHSRLARLREMDGRSAVMVRGEGTEFDSLREYVVGDDVRSIDWRSTARRGEVLVRTWRPERDRRVLIIIDSGRLSAARLEDAPRLDAQIEATLLLAALASRAGDRVDVLAMDDAVRAQVRGSTGPVLMTALAEHLTDVEPRLTELDWTLLASRVRAVVSQRALVVVISALDGSGGDAAMIRTLAALARDHTVVLASALDPELEELRAQRDDADSVYVAASAEKDLVELDAVRRRLRRGGVEVVEAPDQGLAPALADCYLELKAAGRL